The genomic segment GAGCAGCCCGGACCGTACTGGGCCATCGACTCGGGGCCGCTGCGGATCATCGGCATCGACACCGGGCTGCTGGGCGGGATCGACCGGGAGCAGGGCGAGTGGCTGCGCCGGGTCTCCCAGGGCCCCAGGCCCAAGATCCTCGTGACCGGTTCACCGATATACGTGGACGACCAATACCATCCGTGCGCCATCGAGGGCGGCGGCACCGTCGATGAGATAGTCCGCGACGCGGACTGCCACTATGTGGCGGCCATCGGCGGTGACATCCACAACTACCAGCACTATCCGGTGGATGTGGACGGCCGCACCATCGAGTACATCGTCTCCGGAGGCGGCGGAGCGTTCATGCACGCCACCCACATCATTCCGCGGGTGACGGTCGCCGGAGTCACCGAGCAGGACTTCCGCTGCTATCCGCTGCGAGGGGACTCGCTGGCCTTCTACAGCGGGCTCTACGGTCGGCGGTTGCGGATGAAACGATTCTTCGCACTGACCTCCGAGCAGGCGGCGGCGGTCATCGCCAAAAGGCTCGGCATTCCCCCGACGCGTACGACGAACGCGGCGGTGACCCTGCGGACCCGACTGGTCGCCACCCTTCTCGGGGTGCCCTCCCGTCCGCACGGCAGGTCGTGGTTCCGGCTCCCGGTCCGCAAGATCTACACGCAGGTTCTCTCGCCGGGTTCGGTGACCTACACCCCGCCGTTCTTCAAGAGCTTCCTGTGCCTGGACGTCACCCCGCACGACCTGAGGATCCGGTGCTTCGCGGCCACCGGCCACCGCGAGCAGGAGGTCGCCCCGCCGGTCGAGGACGACTTCACGATCCCACTCCACTGAACGGCGCGGCCGGCGGGCAGTTGACGGTGCGGACGGCGGCGGGGTGCTCGTGCCCGCCCGCGCACCCGCGCGTCCGCTCCCTGGTGCTGTGACGGCGGTCAGGCGTGGCGAAGCCGCCGCAGGGCCTCCTCCGTGCTGAGGGAGTCGTCGTCCTTGCTGTCGTTCCAGCGGGCGAGGGTACGGGCGGCCGCCCGCAGCATGTCGTCCGGCAGGCCGGCGGCGGCCGCCAGGTCGGCGGCCTCCTCCAGTTCGGGTCCCCAGCGCCAGGCACGGGCGGCCGTACCCGCGATGTGCCCCGGTTCGGCGAGCCGGGAGTCGGTGAGGCCCGACGCGAGGGCGATGAGCTCCGGCCCGACGCCGTGCTCCTGCGCCATCCCGAGCGACAGTGCGGCCAGCACCTGGGACGTCTTCCGAAGCCCCGCGTAGGCGAGCTTGAGTGCGGAGGCCTGGCCGACCTCGGTCCCGAGCACCTTGGTCGTCACGTCCGTTCCGGCGAAGAGCTTCTCCACGACGGCCGCCGCGGGCGCGAGCCCTGCGAGGTAGAGCGTCGGTGCCTCACCGCCGGACGGGGGAGTCCCGGTCACCGCGCCGTCGAGAACCAGCGCCTCCGGCAGCAGGCCCACGATCCGCTCCATGCGCTCCGGCGAGATGGCGTTGGCTTCCACGTACAGGCCCTCGAACCCGTGCGTACCGGCCTCCCGCGCGACGTCCTCGGCCGCGGCCGGCGGGCACAGGCTGATGACGATGTCGGCCCGGTCCAGCAACTCGGCCGGTGTCGGGACGGGTTCGAGCCCGAACCGGGTGGCGCGGGCCATGGTCCGCTCACTGCGGCCGGCCCTGCACCACAGCACGGTCGCCGCGTGGGTCGCGGCCTGGGCGGCGACGGCCGCGCCCATGCTGCCCGGGTGGAGGATCCCGACGATCGGCTTGGCCACGGGTGAGGCTCCTTCGTAGATGCTCGGCAGGGTGTCGATCGCGTCGGCGATCGCGTTGGTGATCGGGTCGACGACCGTGTCGACCTAACGGTCCGGGCGGGCAGTTCGTCAAACCGGGATCCAACCCCGGTGGGCTTGTCGGAGTTGGAGCAGTTTCTGTCTGGACCATTGACAGGGCACTGCCGCACTCGCATTCTGAGAGCGCTCTCAGCCCGGATGGTCCGGACCATCCGGCCAGGAGCCGGCCCCGGGCCGGCCGTATCGGCCCCGACCCCCCCACCTCCCCCCACGTGGTATGCAGAGCTAGGAGCAAGCGTGTTCGCCAAAAAATGGAAGCTGTTGGTGTCGCTGATATCGGCGGCGGTCATCGGCACGGGTATCGCCACCATCGGGCCCATCGCGCCCGCCGGAGCCGCGATACCGGCGACGATTCCGCTCACCTTTACGAACAACTCCGGCCGCGGCGAGCAGATCTACATCTACAACCTCGGGACCCAGCTCTCGACGGGCCGGCAGGGCTGGGCCGACGCGAACGGTACGTTCCACGCCTGGCCCGGCGGCGCCAATCCCCCCGCCCCGGCGCCGGACGCCGCGATCACCGGACCGGCCAACGGCAAGTCCATGACGCTCCAGATGCCGAAGTTCTCCGGACGGGTCTACTTCTCCTACGGGCAGAAGCTCGTCTTCAAACTGGCCCTCGGCGGGCTGGTGCAGCCCGCGGTGCAGAACCCCAGCGACCCGAACCACAACATTCTCTTCAACTGGTCCGAATACACGCTCAACGACTCCGGGCTGTGGATCAACAGCACCCAGGTCGACATGTTCTCGGCCCCCTACGCCGTCGGCGTCAAGCTCCCCAACGGTTCGACCAAGTCCACCGGCCACCTCAAGCCCGGCGGATACAACGGCTTCTACAGTGCGTTGCGCGGTCAGCCGGGCGGCTGGGCCAATCTGATCCAGACCCGTTCCGACGGCACCGTGCTGCGCGCCCTCGCACCCGGCCACGGCATCGAGTCCGGCGCCCTGCCGGCCACCGTGATGAACGACTACATCAACCGGGTGTGGAGCAAGTACGCGAGCTCCACGCTGACCGTGACGCCGTTCGCCGACCAGCCGAACACCAAGTACTTCGGCAAGGTCTCCGGCAACGTCATGAACTTCACCAACAGCTCCGGCGCGGTGGTCACCACCTTCCAGAAGCCCGACGCCGACAGCATCTTCGGCTGCTACAAGCTGCTGGACGCACCGAACGACCTGGTGCGCGGCCCGATCTCCCGCACCCTGTGCGCGGCGTACAACCGCTCGACGCTGCTCGTCAACGCGAACCAGCCCGACACGAGCTCGGCGAGCTTCTACCAGGACGCGGTGACCAACCACTTCGCCCGGAAGATCCACGCGCAGATGGTCGACGGCAAGGCGTACGCCTTCGCCTTCGACGACGTCGGCAACCACGAGTCGCTGGTGAACGACTCCAACCCGCAGCAGGCGTACATCACTCTGGACCCGTTCAACTAGGGTCTGTCGTCTGGATCTCCGCGGCGTCGCGGTGTCCAGCACGCACATCTGCCGCGTTGTCGTCGGTCGACGACGCTCCGCGTCGCCTCCCTCCTCCGCCTTGCAGCTGCACGCACCGGACACCGCTCCTTCCCCCACGGAGATCCAG from the Streptomyces sp. RKAG293 genome contains:
- a CDS encoding glycoside hydrolase family 64 protein translates to MISAAVIGTGIATIGPIAPAGAAIPATIPLTFTNNSGRGEQIYIYNLGTQLSTGRQGWADANGTFHAWPGGANPPAPAPDAAITGPANGKSMTLQMPKFSGRVYFSYGQKLVFKLALGGLVQPAVQNPSDPNHNILFNWSEYTLNDSGLWINSTQVDMFSAPYAVGVKLPNGSTKSTGHLKPGGYNGFYSALRGQPGGWANLIQTRSDGTVLRALAPGHGIESGALPATVMNDYINRVWSKYASSTLTVTPFADQPNTKYFGKVSGNVMNFTNSSGAVVTTFQKPDADSIFGCYKLLDAPNDLVRGPISRTLCAAYNRSTLLVNANQPDTSSASFYQDAVTNHFARKIHAQMVDGKAYAFAFDDVGNHESLVNDSNPQQAYITLDPFN
- a CDS encoding DUF1932 domain-containing protein, whose product is MAKPIVGILHPGSMGAAVAAQAATHAATVLWCRAGRSERTMARATRFGLEPVPTPAELLDRADIVISLCPPAAAEDVAREAGTHGFEGLYVEANAISPERMERIVGLLPEALVLDGAVTGTPPSGGEAPTLYLAGLAPAAAVVEKLFAGTDVTTKVLGTEVGQASALKLAYAGLRKTSQVLAALSLGMAQEHGVGPELIALASGLTDSRLAEPGHIAGTAARAWRWGPELEEAADLAAAAGLPDDMLRAAARTLARWNDSKDDDSLSTEEALRRLRHA
- a CDS encoding metallophosphoesterase, coding for MSVSSRDSATGAGWHGQEPGHFESLMTDRVKKLSWLNPATLWSARNGPLAALFGDPTNDERRRWVAGQRDRGVPADLVIERDDPETYSFMLIADTGEGDAPQYAVVPGLLEAGEGSRFAVLSSDVIYPVGSANDYGPKFFRPYQDYNAPIYAIPGNHDWYDGLTGFMRVFCEALALPGAARPKVLSAGWWRTLLWKSPAAADEQRLAAARSLRSAPAQQSEQPGPYWAIDSGPLRIIGIDTGLLGGIDREQGEWLRRVSQGPRPKILVTGSPIYVDDQYHPCAIEGGGTVDEIVRDADCHYVAAIGGDIHNYQHYPVDVDGRTIEYIVSGGGGAFMHATHIIPRVTVAGVTEQDFRCYPLRGDSLAFYSGLYGRRLRMKRFFALTSEQAAAVIAKRLGIPPTRTTNAAVTLRTRLVATLLGVPSRPHGRSWFRLPVRKIYTQVLSPGSVTYTPPFFKSFLCLDVTPHDLRIRCFAATGHREQEVAPPVEDDFTIPLH